The proteins below come from a single Nocardioides eburneiflavus genomic window:
- a CDS encoding SDR family oxidoreductase, translating into MSVRRVAVLGGHGKTGRAVCAALADRSLDAVPLGRSDWPDLAGAVAECDAAYVIAPNLHPDEPAYVGSALTALAAAGVGRVVHHSVASPYAPAMPHHVGKAISEDLVRRSGLSWTILQPGAYLQNLDLSGPLDLPYSADVRFGFLDLADLGRAAAVVLTEDGHEGATYELATRVATVRELAAEAGVPVRRVADPGTHPWLSAMFAYYDDHGLPVGTRVLEALLGRP; encoded by the coding sequence GTGTCGGTGCGGCGCGTCGCGGTGCTCGGAGGCCACGGCAAGACGGGCCGGGCCGTCTGCGCCGCGCTCGCCGACCGGAGCCTCGACGCCGTCCCGCTGGGGCGGTCGGACTGGCCGGACCTCGCCGGGGCCGTGGCGGAGTGCGACGCGGCGTACGTCATCGCGCCCAACCTGCACCCCGACGAGCCCGCGTACGTCGGCTCCGCGCTGACCGCGCTCGCCGCGGCCGGCGTCGGTCGGGTGGTCCACCACTCCGTCGCCTCGCCCTACGCGCCGGCGATGCCGCACCACGTCGGCAAGGCGATCAGCGAGGACCTCGTCCGTCGCAGCGGGCTGTCGTGGACGATCCTCCAGCCCGGCGCCTACCTCCAGAACCTCGACCTCAGCGGTCCGCTCGACCTGCCGTACTCGGCCGACGTGCGCTTCGGCTTCCTCGACCTCGCCGACCTCGGCCGCGCCGCCGCGGTCGTGCTCACCGAGGACGGTCACGAGGGGGCGACGTACGAGCTCGCGACCCGCGTCGCGACGGTGCGCGAGCTGGCCGCCGAGGCGGGCGTGCCGGTGCGGAGGGTGGCCGACCCGGGCACCCACCCGTGGCTGTCGGCGATGTTCGCCTACTACGACGACCACGGCCTGCCGGTCGGCACCCGGGTCCTCGAAGCGCTGCTCGGCCGGCCCTGA
- a CDS encoding hydantoinase/oxoprolinase family protein, translating into MSNRRIRIGIDTGGTFTDVVAFDEDSGELVTTKTPSTPGNPADGFIAGIEKILGVVGAEGSDITAVSHGTTVATNKLLEGKVEALGFITTEGYEFMLEIARQSVPDGYGNSYFWVKPDRIVPADRVRTVGGRLDFTGAEIRPFDEEQAVAAARWFRDQGISTIGVCLLHAYANDEHELRLREVLRREHPDAVVSISSEVLREYREYERSMTTLVDAAVKPNVSRYVTNISERLLNFTGSAIPFYVMKSNGGVLSADEVVHQPITTVLSGPAAGALGAALIAKVAGFPKILTCDGGGTSTDVSVVLDGEPTLTTEGTVGAYPSKIPMIDVVTVGAGGGSIAWLSPEGTLKVGPHSAGADPGPLCYGKGGTAPTITDAHVTLGRIPPHLLGGEIPLDVEAARAGITELAGQLGVDFERCATGILEISAWNQANALRQVSVKRGLDVRDFMLTTFGGSGSLLACRLVDILDLAGVVVPPNPGNVSAFGLLTVDVKNDYVQTHVAKESALDHAAVQAVLDTLTDRAREALDKEGFTEDQHQFHRTIDVRYVGQAYEVRVAAPEGEVDQAYVAEVADTFHAEHRQLYGYDFRGDPTQQVEWVNLRVTGIGPITRPEIPKLPSVVEVRASASLETTTRPVCFDPEVGYVDTPIIWRGDLGAGDTFSGPAIVEEFGSTIPVHPGFEVVVDDWANLVIRKESGR; encoded by the coding sequence ATGAGCAATCGGCGGATCAGGATCGGGATCGACACCGGCGGCACGTTCACCGACGTCGTGGCCTTCGACGAGGACTCGGGCGAGCTGGTCACCACCAAGACCCCCAGCACGCCGGGCAACCCCGCCGACGGCTTCATCGCCGGCATCGAGAAGATCCTCGGCGTCGTCGGCGCCGAGGGCAGTGACATCACCGCCGTCTCGCACGGCACGACGGTGGCGACCAACAAGCTCCTCGAGGGCAAGGTCGAGGCACTCGGCTTCATCACGACCGAGGGCTACGAGTTCATGCTCGAGATCGCCCGCCAGTCCGTTCCCGACGGCTACGGCAACTCCTACTTCTGGGTGAAGCCCGACCGCATCGTCCCGGCCGACCGCGTCCGTACGGTCGGGGGCCGCCTCGACTTCACCGGCGCCGAGATCCGGCCCTTCGACGAGGAGCAGGCCGTCGCGGCGGCCCGCTGGTTCCGCGACCAGGGCATCTCCACCATCGGTGTCTGCCTGCTGCACGCCTACGCCAACGACGAGCACGAGCTCCGCCTGCGCGAGGTCCTGCGCCGCGAGCACCCCGACGCCGTCGTCTCGATCTCCAGCGAGGTGCTGCGCGAGTACCGCGAGTACGAGCGCTCGATGACCACGCTGGTCGACGCGGCGGTCAAGCCCAACGTCAGCCGCTACGTCACCAACATCTCCGAGCGGCTGCTGAACTTCACCGGCAGCGCCATCCCGTTCTACGTGATGAAGTCCAACGGTGGCGTGCTGTCGGCCGACGAGGTCGTCCACCAGCCGATCACGACCGTGCTGTCCGGCCCGGCCGCGGGCGCCCTCGGGGCCGCCCTGATCGCGAAGGTCGCCGGCTTCCCGAAGATCCTCACCTGCGACGGCGGCGGCACCTCCACCGACGTCTCGGTGGTCCTCGACGGCGAGCCCACTCTCACCACCGAGGGCACTGTCGGGGCCTACCCCAGCAAGATCCCCATGATCGACGTCGTCACCGTCGGCGCGGGTGGCGGCTCGATCGCCTGGCTCTCGCCCGAGGGCACCCTCAAGGTCGGCCCCCACTCGGCCGGCGCCGACCCGGGCCCGCTCTGCTACGGCAAGGGCGGCACCGCCCCGACGATCACCGACGCCCACGTCACCCTCGGCCGGATCCCTCCCCACCTGCTCGGCGGGGAGATCCCGCTCGACGTCGAGGCGGCCCGCGCCGGCATCACCGAGCTCGCCGGCCAGCTCGGTGTCGACTTCGAGCGCTGCGCCACCGGGATCCTCGAGATCTCCGCGTGGAACCAGGCCAACGCCCTGCGCCAGGTCAGCGTCAAGCGCGGCCTCGACGTGCGCGACTTCATGCTCACCACCTTCGGCGGCTCCGGCTCGCTGCTGGCCTGCCGGCTCGTCGACATCCTCGACCTCGCGGGCGTCGTCGTGCCCCCCAACCCGGGCAACGTGAGCGCCTTCGGCCTGCTGACCGTCGACGTGAAGAACGACTACGTCCAGACCCACGTGGCCAAGGAGTCCGCGCTCGACCACGCGGCCGTCCAGGCCGTCCTCGACACCCTCACCGACCGGGCCCGCGAGGCGCTCGACAAGGAGGGCTTCACCGAGGACCAGCACCAGTTCCACCGCACCATCGACGTGCGCTACGTCGGCCAGGCCTACGAGGTGCGCGTCGCCGCACCCGAGGGCGAGGTGGACCAGGCGTACGTCGCCGAGGTCGCCGACACCTTCCACGCCGAGCACCGCCAGCTCTACGGCTACGACTTCCGTGGGGACCCGACCCAGCAGGTCGAGTGGGTCAACCTGCGCGTCACCGGCATCGGGCCCATCACGCGCCCGGAGATCCCCAAGCTCCCATCGGTGGTCGAGGTGCGAGCGTCAGCGAGCCTCGAGACCACGACCCGGCCCGTGTGCTTCGACCCGGAGGTCGGCTACGTCGACACCCCGATCATCTGGCGCGGCGACCTCGGCGCGGGCGACACCTTCAGCGGCCCGGCCATCGTGGAGGAGTTCGGGTCCACCATCCCCGTCCACCCCGGCTTCGAGGTCGTGGTCGACGACTGGGCCAACCTCGTGATCCGGAAGGAGTCGGGCCGATGA
- a CDS encoding FAD binding domain-containing protein, whose protein sequence is MKPAPFAYLRPATLEEALAALAGQQGAKVLAGGQSLVPLLSMRLAAPSMLVDINALPDLGHVTVSPGGAGDGAGEGVRIGALARHADVLASAEATASQPLLAMALSHVAHPTIRNRGTTVGSLVHADAAAEMPMVLRLLDGSVDVASVRGRRTIPAAELFAGPLESTLAHDEIAVEAFFPALGPGAGVAFQEIARRHGDYALVGVAAHVETAGGEVTRARVGFVSVSDVPVVVDVTDALDDPAGAALAELEPADDIHATAAYRAHLVKVLTPRVLADAIHHARQTTTQGRSA, encoded by the coding sequence ATGAAGCCCGCACCCTTCGCCTACCTGCGCCCGGCCACCCTCGAGGAAGCCCTCGCGGCGCTCGCGGGGCAGCAGGGGGCGAAGGTGCTGGCCGGCGGCCAGTCGCTCGTCCCGCTCCTCTCGATGCGTCTGGCCGCACCCTCGATGCTCGTCGACATCAACGCCCTGCCCGACCTCGGCCACGTCACCGTCTCTCCGGGCGGGGCCGGGGACGGGGCCGGGGAGGGCGTACGGATCGGCGCCCTCGCCCGCCACGCCGACGTGCTCGCCTCGGCCGAGGCGACCGCGAGCCAGCCGCTCCTCGCGATGGCGCTCAGCCACGTCGCGCACCCCACGATCCGCAACCGCGGCACGACGGTGGGCTCACTGGTCCACGCCGACGCCGCGGCCGAGATGCCGATGGTCCTGCGGCTGCTGGACGGATCGGTCGACGTCGCGTCGGTGCGCGGGCGCCGTACGATCCCCGCCGCCGAGCTCTTCGCGGGGCCGCTGGAGTCGACGCTGGCCCACGACGAGATCGCCGTCGAGGCGTTCTTCCCGGCCCTCGGGCCGGGGGCGGGCGTCGCGTTCCAGGAGATCGCCCGTCGCCACGGCGACTACGCGCTGGTCGGGGTCGCCGCGCACGTCGAGACCGCCGGGGGAGAGGTCACCCGCGCGCGGGTCGGCTTCGTGTCGGTGAGCGACGTGCCCGTCGTTGTAGACGTCACCGATGCCCTCGACGACCCCGCCGGTGCGGCGCTGGCCGAGCTCGAGCCGGCCGACGACATCCACGCCACCGCCGCCTACCGCGCCCACCTGGTCAAGGTGCTGACGCCGCGGGTCCTGGCGGACGCCATCCACCACGCCCGCCAGACGACGACACAGGGGAGGAGCGCATGA
- a CDS encoding hydantoinase B/oxoprolinase family protein — protein sequence MSTSTDVSTRPVDPAYVTAKPVNPAGLPTAYEHGGRLTPEGSSVDPILVEIVQGTLASVEMEVETAIGRTSRSPMIRDAHDFRAGIHDRQLRKLTGRSYSALVHPIVRDFPLEEMREGDVFFHNDVYESEGGIGHLPDLCVTVPVFHEGEVVAFVQAFGHHDDIGGACPGSMPSGATSVYEEGLAVPPIKLWDAGVPNKAALRIMTRNSRMPDSLAADLDAECSACLMGARRLSELFERYGREAIETSFDAILDATTETYRREILSKIPDGTYVWEDYAEHDGVDEPQLHTQRITLTKVSDAPADPENGRPAGPRLIIDFTGTSAQAKGPINHCGDYVGGNFLKKWLAPILRNLADTPERMAELDVNEGIVPLIEMRFPEKGTLLTPIHPGPTNARTFVILRLLGVLAGVVAKAVDGKMPADQETIRYTGVYGKDLEGNDYLMREVLGGGSGGRYYADGEDTIHVVPDSRNLPTEFTESRFPFIVERLGLAVDSGGAGQFRGGLGYEKQIRMLKDAHFMSIADRSILACWGVRGGKAGAPFQVVIDPGGPEEREVDALADAEVVRAGQVVRIRTTGGGGWGDPLARDPELVVRDVVWGKVSAEGALRDYGVVLTGSRDGGDLGFDAAATDAERAGRAAWSREDDAFFDRGPGYAELAEGAAFAEVDRI from the coding sequence ATGAGCACGAGCACCGACGTCAGCACCCGCCCCGTGGACCCGGCCTACGTCACGGCGAAGCCGGTCAACCCCGCCGGCCTGCCCACGGCGTACGAGCACGGCGGGCGCCTCACGCCCGAGGGCTCGAGCGTCGACCCGATCCTCGTCGAGATCGTCCAGGGCACCCTCGCCAGCGTCGAGATGGAGGTCGAGACCGCCATCGGGCGTACGAGCCGATCGCCGATGATCCGCGACGCGCACGACTTCCGCGCCGGCATCCACGACCGCCAGCTGCGCAAGCTCACCGGCCGCTCCTACAGCGCGCTGGTGCACCCGATCGTGCGCGACTTCCCGCTGGAGGAGATGCGCGAGGGCGACGTGTTCTTCCACAACGACGTCTACGAGTCCGAGGGCGGCATCGGCCATCTCCCGGACCTCTGCGTCACCGTGCCGGTCTTCCACGAGGGCGAGGTCGTCGCGTTCGTGCAGGCCTTCGGCCACCACGACGACATCGGCGGCGCCTGCCCCGGGTCGATGCCGAGCGGCGCGACCAGCGTCTACGAGGAGGGCCTCGCCGTCCCGCCGATCAAGCTGTGGGACGCGGGCGTGCCCAACAAGGCCGCGCTGCGGATCATGACCCGCAACTCGCGGATGCCCGACAGCCTCGCCGCCGACCTCGACGCCGAGTGCTCGGCGTGCCTGATGGGCGCACGCCGGCTCAGTGAGCTGTTCGAGCGCTACGGCCGCGAGGCGATCGAGACGTCGTTCGACGCGATCCTCGACGCGACCACCGAGACCTACCGTCGCGAGATCCTCTCCAAGATCCCCGACGGCACCTACGTCTGGGAGGACTACGCCGAGCACGACGGCGTCGACGAGCCGCAGCTGCACACCCAGCGGATCACCCTGACCAAGGTCAGCGACGCCCCGGCCGACCCCGAGAACGGTCGTCCCGCCGGACCGCGGCTGATCATCGACTTCACCGGCACCAGCGCCCAGGCCAAGGGGCCGATCAACCACTGCGGCGACTACGTCGGCGGCAACTTCCTCAAGAAGTGGCTCGCGCCGATCCTGCGCAACCTCGCCGACACCCCCGAGCGGATGGCCGAGCTCGACGTCAACGAGGGCATCGTGCCGCTGATCGAGATGCGCTTCCCCGAGAAGGGCACGCTGCTCACCCCGATCCACCCGGGCCCGACCAACGCCCGCACCTTCGTGATCCTGCGGCTGCTCGGTGTGCTCGCGGGGGTCGTGGCCAAGGCGGTCGACGGCAAGATGCCGGCCGACCAGGAGACGATCCGCTACACCGGCGTCTACGGCAAGGACCTCGAGGGCAACGACTACCTCATGCGCGAGGTGCTCGGCGGCGGCTCCGGCGGCCGCTACTACGCCGACGGCGAGGACACCATCCACGTGGTGCCCGACTCCCGCAACCTGCCGACCGAGTTCACCGAGTCGCGCTTCCCGTTCATCGTCGAGCGCCTCGGCCTGGCCGTCGACTCCGGCGGCGCGGGCCAGTTCCGCGGCGGGCTGGGCTACGAGAAGCAGATCCGGATGCTCAAGGACGCCCACTTCATGTCCATCGCCGACCGCTCGATCCTGGCCTGCTGGGGCGTGCGCGGCGGCAAGGCGGGTGCCCCCTTCCAGGTCGTCATCGACCCGGGTGGCCCCGAGGAGCGCGAGGTCGACGCCCTCGCCGACGCCGAGGTGGTCCGGGCCGGCCAGGTCGTGCGGATCCGTACGACCGGTGGGGGCGGCTGGGGCGACCCGCTGGCCCGCGACCCGGAGCTCGTCGTCCGTGACGTGGTCTGGGGCAAGGTGTCGGCCGAGGGCGCGCTGCGCGACTACGGCGTCGTGCTGACCGGTTCACGTGACGGCGGTGACCTCGGCTTCGACGCTGCAGCCACCGACGCCGAGCGCGCGGGGCGGGCTGCGTGGAGCCGGGAGGACGACGCGTTCTTCGACCGCGGTCCGGGATACGCCGAGCTGGCGGAGGGCGCTGCCTTCGCCGAGGTCGACCGGATCTGA
- a CDS encoding amidase, producing the protein MTDVTVDSTARDQAAAVRAGEISATELLELHLDRIEERNPELNAIVSLDAERARAWAAVADQAYASGEEVGPLHGLPFAVKDTHALKGWRTTYGSPIFADAVADHDDLLVERVRAAGAVFVGKTNVPEFAAGSHTFNTVFGVTRNPVDPSRSAGGSSGGAACALASGMVPLADGSDMGGSLRNPASFCGVVGMRPSLGRVPEWPLYNQWESTSVGGPMARNVGDLALLLSVIAGPDPRAPQALGDPGTSFAPPLVPAPLTGLRVATTVDLGGALVVDHEVASVVRATATRLSDAGAAVTDAHPDLTLADDTFRTLRAWHFQAKLGRLLAKHPTSFKPSLEANIRAGEPLTGADVARAYTQRTSLSETMRLFFGDHDVLLLPTSQVPPFPVEQEFPEAINGQEMPDYLAWMRSAYFITVTGCPAISVPAGRTRDGLPVGVQLVARHGADRQLLEVATAVEELLAA; encoded by the coding sequence ATGACCGACGTCACCGTCGACTCCACCGCCCGGGACCAGGCCGCCGCCGTACGTGCCGGCGAGATCTCGGCGACCGAGCTCCTCGAGCTGCACCTCGACCGGATCGAGGAGCGCAACCCCGAGCTCAACGCGATCGTCTCCCTCGACGCCGAGCGCGCGCGGGCGTGGGCGGCCGTCGCCGACCAGGCGTACGCCTCCGGCGAGGAGGTCGGCCCGCTGCACGGCCTGCCGTTCGCGGTCAAGGACACCCACGCGCTCAAGGGGTGGCGCACGACGTACGGCTCGCCGATCTTCGCCGACGCGGTAGCCGACCACGACGACCTCCTCGTCGAGCGGGTCCGCGCGGCCGGCGCCGTGTTCGTCGGCAAGACCAACGTGCCGGAGTTCGCAGCCGGCTCGCACACCTTCAACACCGTCTTCGGCGTCACCCGCAACCCGGTCGATCCCTCGCGCTCGGCGGGCGGGTCCAGCGGGGGAGCGGCGTGCGCGCTGGCCTCCGGGATGGTGCCGCTGGCCGACGGCTCCGACATGGGCGGCTCGCTGCGCAACCCCGCGTCCTTCTGCGGGGTCGTCGGGATGCGACCGTCGCTGGGGCGGGTGCCGGAGTGGCCGCTCTACAACCAGTGGGAGTCCACCTCGGTCGGCGGCCCGATGGCGCGCAACGTCGGCGACCTCGCGCTCCTGCTGTCCGTGATCGCCGGGCCCGACCCGCGCGCCCCCCAGGCGCTGGGCGACCCGGGCACCTCGTTCGCACCTCCGCTGGTGCCGGCCCCACTCACCGGACTGCGGGTGGCGACGACGGTGGACCTCGGCGGCGCGCTCGTCGTCGACCACGAGGTCGCGAGCGTCGTGCGCGCCACCGCGACCCGCCTGTCCGACGCCGGTGCCGCCGTGACCGACGCCCACCCCGACCTCACGCTGGCCGACGACACCTTCCGCACGCTCCGGGCGTGGCACTTCCAGGCCAAGCTCGGCCGCCTCCTCGCCAAGCACCCGACGTCGTTCAAGCCCTCCCTCGAGGCCAACATCCGTGCCGGCGAGCCGCTGACGGGCGCCGACGTCGCGCGGGCGTACACGCAGCGCACCTCGCTGTCGGAGACGATGCGGCTGTTCTTCGGCGACCACGACGTCCTGCTGCTGCCGACCTCGCAGGTGCCGCCGTTCCCGGTGGAGCAGGAGTTCCCCGAGGCGATCAACGGCCAGGAGATGCCCGACTACCTCGCCTGGATGCGCTCGGCCTACTTCATCACCGTGACCGGCTGTCCCGCGATCTCGGTCCCGGCCGGACGTACGCGGGACGGGCTGCCGGTCGGCGTCCAGCTCGTCGCCCGACACGGCGCCGACCGTCAGCTTCTCGAGGTCGCCACCGCGGTGGAGGAGCTGCTCGCCGCCTGA
- a CDS encoding SRPBCC family protein — MKFTGENTLAAPVAQAWDALLDPAVLVRTIPGCERLEATGENAYAMTVTAGVASIKGTYAGSCVLTDLVEHESLVMKLDGAGAPGTIGATVNVRFAPEGSSTRISYDADAVVGGMIGGVGQRMLTSVSRRMAGEFFGNVDGVLAGGGAAPVEAAAAAGAPAAAPGGAVSAGQVFTAPAPAPAAASRQDFLTGVAVGAGLVVLGVVVGGIFGRRR, encoded by the coding sequence ATGAAGTTCACCGGAGAGAACACGCTCGCCGCGCCCGTCGCGCAGGCGTGGGACGCGCTGCTCGACCCGGCCGTCCTCGTCCGCACGATCCCCGGCTGCGAGCGCCTCGAGGCGACCGGCGAGAACGCGTACGCCATGACGGTCACCGCGGGCGTCGCGTCGATCAAGGGGACGTACGCCGGCTCCTGCGTGCTCACCGACCTCGTCGAGCACGAGTCGCTCGTGATGAAGCTCGACGGCGCGGGCGCGCCGGGCACCATCGGGGCCACGGTCAACGTGCGGTTCGCTCCCGAGGGCTCCTCGACACGCATCTCCTACGACGCCGACGCCGTCGTCGGCGGGATGATCGGCGGGGTCGGCCAGCGCATGCTGACGAGCGTGTCGCGGCGGATGGCCGGGGAGTTCTTCGGCAACGTCGACGGCGTGCTGGCCGGCGGGGGAGCGGCTCCCGTCGAGGCAGCCGCCGCTGCAGGTGCGCCGGCTGCGGCGCCCGGAGGCGCGGTCAGCGCCGGCCAGGTCTTCACGGCGCCGGCTCCGGCGCCGGCGGCCGCCTCGCGGCAGGACTTCCTCACCGGCGTCGCCGTCGGCGCCGGCCTCGTGGTGCTCGGCGTGGTCGTCGGCGGGATCTTCGGTCGGCGGCGCTGA
- a CDS encoding (2Fe-2S)-binding protein: MSIPGAEQLHDVRLHVNGSVHEVQVPARRLLSDALRHDCGLTGTHVGCEHGVCGACTILVDGRPVRSCLMLAVSAVDAEITTVEGLTEDDGSLSPVQQAFSDCHGLQCGFCTPGFLTTITAGLADNPDPSEEEAREMIAGNLCRCTGYQNIVKSVLRAAELGKGDE, from the coding sequence ATGAGCATCCCGGGCGCCGAGCAGCTCCACGACGTACGACTGCACGTCAACGGATCCGTCCACGAGGTGCAGGTCCCGGCCCGTCGGCTGCTGTCCGACGCGCTGCGCCACGACTGCGGCCTCACCGGCACCCACGTCGGCTGCGAGCACGGCGTCTGCGGCGCCTGCACGATCCTCGTCGACGGCAGGCCGGTGCGCTCGTGCCTGATGCTCGCCGTGTCGGCCGTCGACGCCGAGATCACCACCGTCGAGGGACTGACCGAGGACGACGGGTCGCTCAGCCCGGTGCAGCAGGCATTCTCCGACTGCCACGGCCTCCAGTGCGGCTTCTGCACGCCCGGCTTCCTCACCACGATCACCGCCGGCCTCGCCGACAACCCCGACCCGAGCGAGGAGGAGGCCCGCGAGATGATCGCCGGCAACCTCTGCCGCTGCACCGGCTACCAGAACATCGTGAAGTCGGTGCTGCGCGCGGCCGAGCTGGGCAAGGGGGACGAGTGA
- the cutA gene encoding aerobic carbon-monoxide dehydrogenase large subunit, with amino-acid sequence MTTKLFGAKVPRVEDQRFLRGQGRYVDDLLTDDPRLLHAAVLRSPHAHARIVDIDVSDVLDLDGVVAVWTWEDLTGPMAEPLPLLIPHPTLTHGRTQYALAREEVNYVGEAIAFVVAVDRYVAEDAVARIRVDYEHLQPVVGIAAARAAERTVHDDVPDNVGARMEQENGDARAAIAAAPHTLTLDLDIERSACTPMEGRGTVARWDPDTSRLTVWSSTQTSTGVRGCVAAKLGLDLAKVDVITPDVGGGFGVKVVHPWPEELLVPLAAKTLGRPVKYTEDRREHFISSAHERAQEHHVEVGFDDEGRVLGLDVEFWHDHGAYTPYGLIVPIITSTQLLGPYKPQNYRVVFESLYTNTVIVTPYRGAGRPQGCFVMERTMDAIAAYLGKDRTEVRSANFIQPDEFPYEHGLIFQDGRELTYDSGDYPASLAKLKELVGWDEFEDFRAEMAAQGRRVGIGLACYVEGTGVGPYEGAHVHIETSGKVKVATGLTTQGQGHQTAFAQIVADTLGVRFEDVEVTTGDTRKMPYAVGTFASRAAVMSGSAIHLAALRAKEKALRIAAEALEASEEDLEIADGVVSVKGTDASIDLGTVAVLSNPLRYAFDEASKAATQFSVGDPGKPPVAEGDEPGLEGKDFYSPPRSTFANGMHAVIVETDPDTAEITILKYAVVHDCGHLINPMIVEGQIHGGVAQGVGGALYERMAYDESGQLLNASFMDFLMPYVTEVPTSIDIDHLETPSPLNPLGIKGAGEAGVIPSAAVFAAAIEDAEGFPITAMPISPSELFELRLAHADEPDPTEAPTRSTP; translated from the coding sequence GTGACCACCAAGCTCTTCGGCGCCAAGGTGCCGCGCGTGGAGGACCAGCGCTTCCTGCGCGGACAGGGCCGCTACGTCGACGACCTCCTCACCGACGACCCGCGGCTGCTGCACGCGGCCGTCCTCCGCTCGCCCCACGCCCACGCCCGCATCGTCGACATCGACGTCTCCGACGTGCTCGATCTCGACGGCGTGGTCGCGGTGTGGACCTGGGAGGACCTCACCGGCCCGATGGCCGAGCCGCTGCCGCTGCTCATCCCGCACCCGACGCTCACCCACGGCCGCACCCAGTACGCGCTGGCGCGCGAGGAGGTCAACTACGTCGGCGAGGCGATCGCCTTCGTGGTCGCCGTCGACCGCTACGTCGCCGAGGACGCCGTCGCCCGCATCCGCGTCGACTACGAGCACCTCCAGCCGGTGGTCGGCATCGCCGCCGCCCGCGCGGCGGAGCGTACGGTCCACGACGACGTGCCCGACAACGTCGGCGCCCGGATGGAGCAGGAGAACGGCGACGCCCGCGCCGCGATCGCCGCTGCTCCGCACACGCTCACCCTCGACCTCGACATCGAGCGCTCGGCCTGTACGCCCATGGAGGGCCGCGGCACCGTCGCCCGGTGGGACCCCGACACCTCGCGGCTGACCGTGTGGTCGTCCACCCAGACGTCGACCGGCGTGCGTGGCTGCGTGGCCGCCAAGCTCGGCCTCGACCTCGCCAAGGTCGACGTGATCACCCCCGACGTCGGCGGCGGGTTCGGCGTCAAGGTGGTGCACCCGTGGCCCGAGGAGCTGCTGGTCCCGCTGGCGGCGAAGACGCTCGGCCGGCCGGTCAAGTACACCGAGGACCGGCGTGAGCACTTCATCTCGTCCGCGCACGAGCGCGCCCAGGAGCACCACGTCGAGGTCGGCTTCGACGACGAGGGCCGGGTGCTCGGGCTCGACGTCGAGTTCTGGCACGACCACGGCGCCTACACGCCCTACGGGCTCATCGTCCCGATCATCACGTCCACGCAGCTGCTCGGGCCCTACAAGCCGCAGAACTACCGCGTCGTGTTCGAGTCGCTCTACACCAACACCGTCATCGTCACGCCCTACCGCGGTGCCGGCCGGCCGCAGGGCTGCTTCGTGATGGAGCGGACGATGGACGCGATCGCGGCCTACCTCGGCAAGGACCGCACCGAGGTGCGCTCCGCCAACTTCATCCAGCCCGACGAGTTCCCCTACGAGCACGGGCTGATCTTCCAGGACGGTCGCGAGCTGACCTACGACTCGGGCGACTACCCGGCGTCGCTGGCCAAGCTCAAGGAGCTCGTCGGCTGGGACGAGTTCGAGGACTTCCGAGCCGAGATGGCCGCCCAGGGCCGCCGGGTCGGCATCGGGCTGGCCTGCTACGTCGAGGGCACCGGCGTCGGTCCCTACGAGGGGGCCCACGTCCACATCGAGACCTCCGGCAAGGTCAAGGTCGCCACCGGCCTCACCACCCAGGGCCAGGGCCACCAGACCGCGTTCGCGCAGATCGTCGCCGACACCCTCGGCGTCCGGTTCGAGGACGTCGAGGTCACCACCGGCGACACCCGCAAGATGCCGTACGCCGTCGGCACCTTCGCCTCCCGTGCCGCGGTGATGAGCGGCTCGGCGATCCACCTCGCGGCGCTGCGTGCCAAGGAGAAGGCGCTGCGCATCGCCGCGGAGGCGCTCGAGGCGTCCGAGGAGGACCTCGAGATCGCCGACGGCGTGGTGAGCGTCAAGGGCACCGACGCGAGCATCGACCTCGGCACCGTCGCCGTGCTGTCCAACCCGCTGCGCTACGCCTTCGACGAGGCGTCCAAGGCCGCCACCCAGTTCTCCGTCGGCGACCCCGGCAAGCCGCCGGTCGCCGAGGGCGACGAGCCGGGGCTCGAGGGCAAGGACTTCTACTCCCCGCCGCGCTCGACCTTCGCCAACGGCATGCACGCCGTGATCGTCGAGACCGACCCAGACACCGCCGAGATCACGATCCTCAAGTACGCCGTGGTGCACGACTGCGGCCACCTGATCAACCCGATGATCGTCGAGGGCCAGATCCACGGCGGCGTCGCGCAGGGCGTGGGCGGCGCGCTCTACGAGCGGATGGCCTACGACGAGTCCGGGCAGCTGCTCAACGCCTCGTTCATGGACTTCCTCATGCCCTACGTCACCGAGGTCCCGACGTCGATCGACATCGACCACCTCGAGACGCCGTCCCCGCTCAACCCGCTCGGCATCAAGGGCGCGGGCGAGGCCGGCGTCATCCCGTCGGCCGCGGTCTTCGCCGCCGCCATCGAGGATGCGGAGGGCTTCCCCATCACGGCGATGCCCATCTCGCCGTCCGAGCTCTTCGAGCTGCGCCTCGCGCACGCCGACGAACCCGACCCCACCGAAGCCCCCACCAGGAGCACCCCATGA